One stretch of Podospora pseudoanserina strain CBS 124.78 chromosome 4, whole genome shotgun sequence DNA includes these proteins:
- the TIF34 gene encoding translation initiation factor eIF3 subunit (EggNog:ENOG503NV6H; COG:J; BUSCO:EOG09262W7C), whose product MRPILLSGHERALTQVKYNREGDLLFSTAKDQHICAWFAHNGERLGTYQGHQGAIWTVDVDPTSTIIASGSADNTIRLWEVKTGKLLKTWDFPTAVKRVEFNEDGTKLLGVTEKRMGHLGTIVVLDIKVDPEAEQSDEKVLTIVCEESKATVAGWSYLSKYIIAGHEDGSVSQYDGKTGDLIYNVNVHELGSPITDLQWNQDRTYFITASKDKTAKLITAKELEVLKTYAADTPLNSAAITPKKEYVILGGGQAAMDVTTTSARQGKFEARFYHKIFEEEIGRVRGHFGPLNTVAADPTGKGYASGGEDGYVRVHQFDKGYFDFNYEVERERLNRLAAQSGK is encoded by the exons ATGAGGCCCATTCTTTTGTCAGGCCACGAACGTGCCCTGACCCAGGTCAA GTACAACCGCGAGGGCGATCTTCTCTTCTCTACCGCCAAGGATCAACACATCTGCGCCTGGTTTGCGCACAACGGCGAGCGTCTCGGCACATATCAGGGCCACCAAGGTGCGATCTGGACCGTTGACGTCgacccaacctccaccatcatcgcctccGGCTCCgccgacaacaccatccgCCTCTGGGAGGTCAAGACcggcaagctcctcaagaCATGGGACTTCCCCACCGCCGTCAAGCGCGTTGAGTTCAACGAGGATGGCACCAAGCTCCTCGGCGTGACGGAGAAGCGCATGGGTCACCTCGGCACCATCGTCGTGCTCGACATCAAGGTCGACCCCGAGGCCGAGCAGTCGGACGAGAAGGTCCTGACCATCGTCTGCGAGGAGAGCAAGGCCACCGTTGCCGGGTGGAGCTACCTCAGCAAGTACATCATCGCCGGCCACGAAGACGGCAGCGTCTCCCAGTACGACGGCAAGACGGGCGACCTCATCTACAACGTCAACGTCCACGAGCTCGgctcccccatcaccgatCTCCAGTGGAACCAGGACCGCACATACTTCATCACCGCCTCAAAAGACAAGACTGCCAAG CTCATCACAGCCAAGGAGCTCGAAGTCCTCAAGACGTACGCCGCCGACACACCCCTCAACAGCgccgccatcacccccaagAAGGAGTACGTCATCCTCGGCGGTGGTCAGGCCGCCATGGATGTCACAACCACCTCGGCGAGACAGGGTAAATTCGAGGCCCGCTTCTACCACAAGAtctttgaggaggagattggccGTGTCCGTGGCCACTTCGGCCCTCTCAACACAGTCGCCGCCGACCCCACGGGCAAGGGTTACGcctctggtggtgaggacggtTACGTCCGCGTGCACCAGTTCGACAAGGGGTACTTTGACTTCAACTacgaggtggagagggagaggctAAACAGGTTAGCTGCCCAGAGTGgcaaataa
- a CDS encoding hypothetical protein (EggNog:ENOG503P2AJ; COG:S), with protein sequence MCKSSAQDVDHPPSIACLGVIGRNNNPLHISIFNSYDPSTNLFRPVRTPLQFSLLLSSTLDIFELRSRAHAAQGTGLTGDFGLLHAVDEKLAAYGFETNTGVKFVVVVDMRGRRASTAAAGVGEDGKKSSAVGTTGVGLREGEMRVVFKAMQAAYIRLMQNPFYDPDEHSPLTGPGKKITSRRFGEEMRKIGEGWVPGVTSL encoded by the exons ATGT GTAAATCCTCAGCACAAGATGTCGACCACCCTCCCTCAATTGCCTGCTTGGGCGTAATAGGTCGAAAC aacaaccccctccacatctccatcttcaactcctacgacccctccaccaacttGTTCCGTCCAGTCCGCACGCCCCTCCAATTCTCCCTActgctctcctccaccctcgacaTCTTTGAGCTCCGATCCCGCGCCCACGCCGCCCAGGGAACCGGCCTAACAGGTGACTTCGGCCTGCTGCACGCGGTAGACGAGAAGCTGGCGGCCTATGGCTTCGAGACCAACACGGGGGTGAAGTttgtggtcgtggtggacatgagagggaggagagcgtcgactgctgctgctggcgtgggagaggatgggaagaagagcagcGCGGTGGGGACGACGGGGGTGGGACTGAGAGAAggggagatgagggttgTGTTCAAGGCGATGCAGGCGGCGTATATCCGGTTGATGCAGAACCCTTTTTACGATCCGGATGAGCATAGCCCGCTGACGgggccggggaagaagatTACGAGtaggaggtttggggaggagatgaggaagattggggaggggtgggtgccgGGGGTGACGAGTTTGTGA
- the ADE3 gene encoding tetrahydrofolate synthase (COG:H; EggNog:ENOG503NVZV): MTLSRLAQRVPTPVLTGSCSTKARQQLISSRLRIESVDGHKLVSTYMPEFRRCSSAQPDDRHSAAPRSAPRQAQSPSPVKVAHAHAQRLRLGLGLARNHTTAFLHSASAQPNSFLAHRAFSSSSAAMVAQKIDGTAVAKRVREQLKAEIAEKKGINPRFEPCLKIIQATYVRMKLKAAEECGISCELIKFDESATEAEIVARVHALNNDPTVHGILVQLPLPSHISEYAVTSAVLSEKDVDGFGTYNIGELAKRGGNPYFVPCTPKGVMVLLEETGVDLKGKNAVVVGRSDIVGSPVSYLLKNADATVTVCHSRTKDLDQHLKNADVVVVAIGKAGFIKGEQLKEGAVVIDVGTNYIPDATKKSGQRLVGDVEFESASQVASHITPVPGGVGPMTVAMLLHNVVASATQWFDAEKQRKIVPLSLALKEPVPSDIAISRAQVPKHVTQIAKEIGISNSELEPYGAYKAKVDLTLLKRLDHRRNGRYVVVTGITPTPLGEGKSTTTMGLAQALGAHVGRLTFANVRQPSQGPTFGIKGGAAGGGYSQVIPMDEFNMHLTGDIHAITAANNLLAAAIDTRMFHESTQKDSALYRRLVPVKNGKRQFSPVMFRRLKKLGIDKTNPDDLTEEEIGKFARLDIDPETITWRRVLDVNDRHLRGITIGTAATEKGHSRQTGFDISVASECMAILALSTDLADMRERLGRMVVASSRSGDPVTADDLGAGGALTALMKDAIKPNLMQSLEGTPVFVHAGPFANISIGNSSILADKMALKLAGTEPDEDHSTKAGFVITEAGFDFTMGGERFFNIKCRTSGLVPDVVVVVATIRALKVHGGGPPISPGAPLSPVYKEENVEILRAGCVNLAKHIANAKSYGVPVVVAINKFSTDTPAEVEVVREEAIKAGAEDAVLANHWAEGGKGAIDLAHAVLAASEKPKDFKLLYGLEGTVQERIEKIAREMYGASSVEFTELAQKKVETYTRQGFGNLPICIAKTQYSISHDPELKGAPTGFTVPVRDVRMAAGAGYLYALAADIQTIPGLPTAPGYLNVDVDLETGEIDGLF, translated from the exons ATGACGCTCTCGAGACTGGCCCAACGGGTCCCGACTCCGGTCCTGACTGGCTCCTGCTCCACGAAAGCACGCCAGCAGCTTATCAGCAGCCGTTTGAGAATCGAGTCAGTGGATGGCCACAAGCTCGTCAGCACGTATATGCCCGAGTTTCGGCGGTGTTCCTCGGCTCAGCCTGACGACCGCCACTCCGCTGCCCCGCGTTCGGCACCCCGCCAGGCCCAGTCACCGTCACCCGTTAAGGTCGCCCACGCCCACGCCCAACGCCTACGCCTCGGTCTCGGTCTCGCCAGGAACCACACCACCGCTTTCTTGCACTCTGCATCTGCACAACCAAACTCATTCCTTGCTCACAGggccttttccagctcgTCAGCAGCTATGGTGGCCCAAAAGATTGACGGAACGGCCGTGGCCAAGCGGGTGCGCGAACAGCTTAAGGCTGAGattgccgagaagaagggaatCAACCCACGCTTTGAGCCGTGCTTGAAGATTATCCAAG CCACCTATGTGCGCATGAAGTTGAaagccgccgaggag TGCGGCATCTCATGTGAACTCATCAAGTTTGACGAATCggccaccgaggccgagatcGTTGCTCGTGTTCATGCTCTTAACAATGACCCAACGGTCCACGGCATCTTGGTCCAGCTCCCATTACCAAGCCATATTTCTGAGTACGCTGTCACATCCGCCGTCCTGAGCGAGAAGGATGTCGACGGCTTCGGCACTTACAACATCGGTGAGCTGGCCAAGCGTGGTGGTAACCCCTATTTCGTCCCCTGCACACCCAAGGGTGTCATGGTCCTTCTCGAGGAAACCGGTGTCGACCTCAAGGGGAAGAACGCCGTGGTTGTTGGCAGAAGCGACATTGTTGGCAGTCCTGTCAGCTACCTCTTGAAGAACGCAGATGCCACCGTCACTGTTTGCCACTCCAGGACCAAGGATCTTGACCAGCACCTCAAGAATGCCGAcgtcgtggttgttgctATTGGCAAGGCTGGTTTCATCAAGGGCgagcagctcaaggaggGCGCCGTTGTCATCGACGTTGGCACCAATTACATTCCCGACGCTACCAAGAAGTCTGGTCAGCGTCTCGTTGGCGATGTCGAATTCGAGTCCGCCTCCCAGGTTGCCTCTCACATCACACCCGTCCCCGGCGGTGTTGGTCCCATGACTGTCGCCATGCTCCTTCACAACGTTGTTGCCTCTGCGACACAGTGGTTTGATGCTGAGAAGCAGAGGAAGATTGTGCCCCTGAGCCTTGCTCTCAAGGAGCCAGTTCCATCAGACATTGCCATCTCGCGGGCTCAAGTGCCCAAGCACGTTACTCAGATCGCCAAGGAGATTGGCATTTCAAACTCGGAGCTCGAGCCATATGGTGCCTACAAGGCCAAGGTCGACCTTACTCTTCTCAAGCGCTTGGATCATCGCCGAAATGGTCGCTATGTTGTTGTTACCGGTatcacccccacccctctcGGTGAGGGCAAgtctaccaccaccatgggTCTTGCTCAAGCCTTGGGCGCCCATGTTGGTCGTCTTACTTTTGCCAACGTTCGTCAGCCAAGTCAAGGCCCAACGTTCGGCATCAAGGGCGGtgctgccggcggtggtTACAGTCAGGTCATTCCCATGGACGAGTTCAACATGCATTTGACTGGTGATATCCACGCCATCACCGCTGCtaacaacctcctcgccgctgCTATTGATACCCGCATGTTCCACGAGAGCACTCAGAAGGATTCCGCCCTCTACAGACGACTGGTCCCGGTCAAGAACGGCAAGAGACAGTTCTCGCCTGTCATGTTCCGCCGCCTGAAGAAGCTCGGCATTGACAAGACCAACCCTGATGATCTTACCGAGGAGGAAATCGGCAAGTTCGCCCGTCTTGATATCGACCCAGAGACTATCACCTGGAGACGCGTCTTGGACGTCAACGACAGACATCTCCGCGGCATCACTATCGGCACTGCTGCCACCGAGAAGGGCCATAGCCGCCAGACCGGCTTCGACATTTCGGTCGCCAGTGAGTGCATGGCCATTCTCGCTCTCAGCACTGACCTCGCCGACATGCGCGAGCGTCTCGGCAGAATGGTTGTTGCCAGCTCCAGAAGCGGCGACCCCGTCACGGCCGACGACCtcggtgccggtggtgctCTTACCGCCCTCATGAAGGACGCCATTAAGCCCAACCTGATGCAGAGTTTGGAAGGCACACCCGTATTCGTCCACGCCGGCCCCTTCGCCAACATCTCCATCGGCAACagctccatcctcgccgacaAGATGGCCCTCAAGCTCGCGGGTACCGAGCCCGACGAGGACCACTCCACGAAGGCCGGTTTTGTCATCACCGAAGCCGGCTTCGACTTCACCATGGGTGGCGAGcgcttcttcaacatcaagTGCCGCACCTCCGGCCTCGTCCccgacgtcgtcgtcgtcgtcgccacCATCCGCGCCCTTAAGGTCCACGGCGGCGggccccccatctcccccggTGCTCCCCTCAGCCCCGTCTACAAGGAGGAAAACGTCGAGATCCTCCGTGCCGGCTGCGTCAACCTTGCCAAGCACATCGCTAACGCCAAGTCCTACGGCGtgcccgtcgtcgtcgccatcaATAAGTTCTCCACCGACACTCCCGCCGAAGTGGAAGTCGTCCGCGAGGAAGCCATCAAGGCCGGCGCCGAAGACGCCGTCCTCGCCAATCACTGGGCCGAAGGCGGCAAGGGCGCCATTGACCTCGCTCATGCTGTCCTTGCCGCTTCGGAGAAGCCCAAGGACTTCAAGCTCTTGTACGGCCTCGAGGGTACCGTCCAGGAGCGCATCGAGAAGATCGCCAGAGAGATGTACGGCGCCTCGTCAGTCGAATTCACCGAGCTGGCTCAGAAGAAGGTCGAGACGTATACCAGACAGGGTTTCGGGAACCTGCCTATTTGCATTGCCAAGACGCAGTATTCCATCAGTCATGACCCTGAGCTCAAGGGCGCGCCGACGGGCTTTACCGTGCCGGTTCGGGATGTGAGGATGGCGGCAGGTGCTGGGTACTTGTATGCGCTGGCGGCCGATATTCAGACGATTCCTGGGTTGCCGACTGCGCCTGGGTATTTGAATGTGGATGTTGATttggagacgggggagaTTGATGGGTTGTTTTGA
- a CDS encoding hypothetical protein (COG:S; EggNog:ENOG503P07A), with product MLEKRFSVPMSKPISLPIHTSSSRMKMKIKHRQKRRITQITLIAGGILVFYCFVFLWRTPSSSSSSSSSSSLKPALSKQQLSQRPPPPELLNNLSLDEDQCNAAFPGLTKEIDDAVAEGPFTMKRYSNNQGPLQGRIKDGQIYIIHAQRRKDLSQEMSNGGNSPAPPPSTNSTAPSSPPPPPPKHSLHPQLPRHPLRHSLVLLPPRLLPHLPPKSPSPTNPQQQRLFLIPHFSFWFWPLPFIRSLPHAASLITSLESTLPFPSKIPKAVWRGTTWFNSVLSPHLRQNLLQTTRPYPEIFDVQKLEWTGKSRNATNALPIQDFCRYKYVIHTEGIAYSGRFQFLQMCQSVVLTPPILWMQHTTHLVRPVYSGELTGKRWETTERVKGAWGTGVDAREANIVFVKPDWSDLEETVRWLEENPEVAEGIATRQRELFVGGGYFSKAAEACYWRALVTGWAKVVRPEGGEEAWEEGMPFEEFSLTNSFK from the exons ATGCTCGAAAAGCGCTTCAGTGTCCCGATGTCCAAACCAATATCTCTCCCAATACACACATCCTCGAGTCGAATGAAGATGAAAATAAAACACCGACAAAAACGACGAATAACACAAATAACACTCATCGCGGGTGGAATCCTCGTGTTTTACTGCTTTGTGTTTCTCTGGaggacaccatcatcatcatcatcgtcgtcgtcgtcgtcgtctttgaAGCCAGCACTTTCCAAACAACAACTAAGCCAAAGACCGCCACCCCCAGAGCTGCTCAACAATCTTTCCCTAGACGAAGACCAATGCAATGCTGCCTTCCCAGGCCTCACCAAAGAAATCGACGATGCCGTCGCCGAGGGTCCGTTCACCATGAAGAGATACTCCAACAACCAAGGCCCATTACAAGGAAGGATCAAAGACGGGCAAATCTACATCATCCACGCCCAGCGACGAAAAGATCTGTCACAAGAAATGTCAAAC GGGGGAAACAGTCCCgcaccgcctccctccaccaactcaaccgcgccctcctcacctccccctccccctcccaaacactctcttcaccctcaacttCCAAGACACCCCCTTCGGCACAGCTTGGTCCTACTCCcgccccgcctcctcccccatcttccccccaaatccccctccccaaccaaccctcaacaacaacgcctcTTCCTAATCCCCCACTTCTCCTTCTGGTTCTggcccctccccttcatccgctccctcccccacgcCGCCTCCCTCATTACCTCCCTCGAatcaaccctccccttcccctccaaaaTCCCCAAAGCCGTCTGGCGCGGAACAACCTGGTTCAACTCGgtcctctccccccacctccgccaaaacctcctccaaaccacCCGCCCCTACCCCGAAATCTTCGACGTCCAAAAGTTAGAGTGGACAGGCAAAAGCCGCAACGCAACCAACGCCTTGCCCATCCAGGACTTTTGCCGCTACAAATACGTCATCCACACCGAGGGAATCGCCTACTCGGGCCGGTTTCAATTTCTGCAAATGTGCCAGAGCGTCGTTTTGACGCCCCCCATTCTCTGGATGCAGCACACCACCCATCTTGTGAGACCCGTCTACAGTGGGGAGTTGACCGGCAAGAGGTGGGAGACGACTGAACGAGTCAAGGGCGCTTGGGGGACGGGTGTGGACGCGAGGGAGGCGAATATTGTTTTTGTCAAGCCTGACTGGTCTGATTTGGAGGAGACGGTGAGGTGGTTAGAAGAAAACCcagaggttgctgaggggaTCGCCACCAGGCAGAGGGAGCTGTTTGTCGGAGGGGGGTATTTCTCCAAAGCGGCCGAGGCGTGTTACTGGAGGGCGTTGGTGACGGGGTGGGCGAAAGTTGTGAGGcccgagggaggggaggaggcttgggaggagggaatgCCGTTTGAGGAATTTAGTCTGACGAATTCGTTCAAGTGA
- a CDS encoding hypothetical protein (COG:S; EggNog:ENOG503P4HS), whose protein sequence is MSADSHELLDAFRAAALSVTKLYKTSAAAQTKSRADGYQDCLEDLIAFLDKENIGLSAGDVGSKIRKWAMDRSETRDTTPPSIESDDETEKPEPAASSPQAQRTSPPAAQTSVDRDEVQMRDSAPPVLATVPCPPSPIVEEVDFVVPTQDTFNFQSAHAYPHDEAMRLANLNLSDANQASNHSTSNRTTPRNTRRRDVRPGRTRRDLGQGAGHKRKMNLAEYFDLNGVDLGNGKDMFGGGKRTRHV, encoded by the coding sequence ATGAGCGCCGATTCGCACGAGCTTCTCGATGCCTTCCGGGCTGCTGCACTGTCCGTCACCAAGCTCTACAAGACGTCAGCGGCCGCGCAAACCAAGTCTCGCGCCGATGGCTATCAAGACTGTCTTGAAGACCTGATTGCCTTTCTGGACAAAGAAAACATCGGACTGTCTGCTGGTGATGTAGGCTCAAAGATCCGGAAATGGGCGATGGATAGATCAGAGACTAGGGacaccacacccccatccatcGAGAGCGACGACGAGACCGAGAAGCCCGAGCCTGCCGCCTCATCCCCTCAGGCACAACGAACGAGCCCTCCGGCAGCACAAACATCTGTCGACCGGGACGAGGTCCAGATGAGGGATTCGGCGCCTCCGGTTCTTGCAACGGTTCCCTGTCCGCCTAGCCCGAtagtggaggaggtcgactTTGTTGTTCCTACGCAGGATACCTTCAACTTCCAGTCAGCACATGCTTATCCTCACGATGAGGCCATGCGgctcgccaacctcaacctgTCTGATGCCAACCAAGCATCAAACCATAGCACATCAAACCGGACGACACCACGCAAcaccagaagaagagatgtACGACCTGGGAGGACACGGAGAGATTTGGGACAGGGCGCGGGCCACAAGAGAAAGATGAACCTCGCTGAGTACTTCGACCTAAACGGTGTCGATCTCGGGAACGGAAAGGATATGTTTGGCGGTGGGAAACGCACAAGGCACGTTTAG
- the ISW2 gene encoding chromatin remodeling complex Adenosinetriphosphatase (EggNog:ENOG503NUDT; COG:K), whose product MAPRSRQSGNDTDASMQDAPESASHVVDEMEVDETPDYTDSDTNPNTTASSVAGEPIPDGRKKRSEANQLRRSIFGKKHDRLGESKEDDTIRRFRYLLGLTDLFRHFIEHNPDPKIREIMAEIDRQNEEAAKNKKGAGRQGGATSERRRRTEAEEDAELLKDEKHGGSAETVFRESPAFINGTMRDYQVAGLNWLISLHENGISGILADEMGLGKTLQTISFLGYLRHIMGITGPHLITVPKSTLDNWKREFAKWTPEVNVLILQGAKEERHQLINDRLVDEDFDVCITSYEMILREKAHLRKFAWEYIIIDEAHRIKNEESSLAQVIRMFNSRNRLLITGTPLQNNLHELWALLNFLLPDVFGDSEAFDQWFSGQDRDQDTVVQQLHKVLRPFLLRRVKSDVEKSLLPKKEVNVYIGMSEMQVKWYKRILEKDIDAVNGAGGKRESKTRLLNIVMQLRKCCNHPYLFEGAEPGPPYTTDEHLVFNSGKMIILDKLLKRMQAQDSRVLIFSQMSRLLDILEDYCVFRGYKYCRIDGGTAHEDRIAAIDEYNKPGSEKFIFLLTTRAGGLGINLTTADIVILYDSDWNPQADLQAMDRAHRIGQTKQVVVYRFVTDNAIEEKVLERAAQKLRLDQLVIQQGRAQIAAKAAANKDELLSMIQHGAGKIFETKSAFGELAEKGGELDDDDIDRILNAGESRTKELNAKYEKLGIDDLQKFTSESAYEWNGEDFAARKKDVGLSWINPAKRERKEQIYSIDKYYKQALHTGGRTADTKPKAPRAPKQVAVHDYQFYPPRLRDLQDRETAYYRKEIGYKVPLPEGDDDNLSEREAERALDQQEIDNATPLTEEEQEEKQQLAQQGFGEWNRRDFQQFINGSGRYGRNNYDDIALEVDNKTPAEIKAYAKVFWQRYTEIADYPKYLKVIEDGEDRMRKIEHQRKMLRKKMGQYRVPLQQLKINYSVSTTNKKVYTEEEDRFLLVLLDKYGVDTEGIYEKIRDEIRDSPLFRFDWFFLSRTPTELGRRCNTLLTTVVKEFEDVNTTTKTNGTNGKLKRELEDNEENDEDSILGLAPAKKKSKANGVKNKALDNVKSATASKANSTCPSRASSVGSTNSTPAATKGKAKGKKK is encoded by the exons ATGGCTCCCCGTAGCCGACAGAGCGGCAACGACACCGACGCGTCCATGCAGGATGCGCCCGAGTCCGCCAGCCACGTTGTCGATGAGATG GAGGTCGACGAGACTCCCGATTACACCGACTCAGATACCAATCCAAATACTACCGCCAGCAGCGTAGCCGGGGAACCAATTCCAGATGGCCGCAAGAAGCGCTCAGAGGCCAACCAGCTGCGAAGAAGCATATTTGGTAAAAAGCACGACAGGTTGGGAGAATCAAAG GAGGATGACACGATTCGCCGGTTCCGATACCTTTTGGGTTTGACTGATTTGTTCCGCCACTTCATCGAGCACAACCCAGACCCCAAAATCCGCGAAATCATGGCCGAGATCGATCGCCAAAATGAAGAAGCCGCGAAAAACAAGAAGGGCGCTGGTCGTCAGGGCGGCGCTACTAGTGAAAGACGTCGCCgcaccgaggccgaggaagacgcCGAACTTCTCAAGGACGAAAAGCACGGTGGCTCAGCCGAGACCGTCTTCCGCGAATCCCCCGCTTTCATCAATGGCACCATGAGAGATTACCAGGTTGCCGGTCTGAACTGGCTCATTTCCCTCCACGAGAATGGTATCTCTGGTATTCTGGCCGACGAAATGGGTCTGGGCAAGACACTGCAAACCATCTCTTTCCTGGGCTATCTTCGGCACATCATGGGCATCACTGGTCCCCACCTCATCACAGTTCCGAAATCAACTCTGGACAACTGGAAGCGAGAGTTTGCAAAGTGGACGCCCGAGGTCAATGTGTTGATTTTGCAAGGCGCCAAGGAGGAGCGTCATCAGCTCATCAACGATCGGTTGGTGGACGAGGATTTTGACGTGTGCATCACCAGCTACGAAATGATTCTCCGAGAAAAGGCCCATCTTCGAAAATTCGCCTGGGAgtacatcatcatcgacgagGCTCATCGCATCAAGAACGAGGAGTCCTCGCTTGCCCAGGTCATCCGCATGTTCAACTCGCGCAACCGTCTTTTGATCACGGGAACCCCACTACAGAACAACCTGCACGAGCTTTGGGCGCTGCTCAACTTTTTGTTGCCCGATGTGTTTGGTGACTCTGAGGCTTTCGACCAGTGGTTCTCGGGCCAAGATAGAGACCAGGATACGGTTGTGCAGCAGCTGCACAAGGTGTTGCGGCCTTTCTTGCTTCGTCGTGTCAAGAGCGATGTGGAGAAGAGCCTTCTAcccaagaaggaggtgaaTGTCTACATTGGCATGTCGGAGATGCAAGTGAAGTGGTACAAGAGAATTCTGGAGAAAGACATTGACGCCGTCAACGGTGCAGGAGGCAAGCGCGAGTCCAAGACCAGACTTCTCAACATCGTAATGCAGCTTCGAAAGTGCTGCAACCACCCTTATCTGTTTGAAGGTGCGGAGCCGGGCCCTCCTTACACCACAGACGAGCATTTGGTCTTCAACTCCGGCAAGATGATTATTCTTGACAAGCTTCTCAAGAGAATGCAGGCCCAAGACAGTCGCGTGCTGATCTTCTCGCAAATGAGTCGCCTGTTGGATATCCTGGAAGACTACTGCGTCTTCCGCGGTTACAAATACTGCAGAATCGATGGTGGCACAGCCCACGAGGATCGTATTGCGGCCATCGACGAGTACAACAAGCCCGGATCTGAGAAGTTCATCTTCTTGTTAACAACAAGAGCCGGTGGTTTGGGAATCAACTTGACAACCGCCGATATTGTTATTCTCTACGACAGCGACTGGAACCCCCAGGCCGATCTGCAGGCCATGGACAGAGCGCATCGTATTGGTCAAACCAAGCAAGTCGTGGTCTACCGGTTCGTGACAGACAATGCCATTGAAGAAAAGGTACTGGAGCGCGCGGCCCAGAAGCTGCGTCTTGATCAACTGGTTATTCAGCAGGGTCGCGCTCAAATTGCCGCCAAAGCTGCGGCGAACAAGGATGAGCTTTTGTCCATGATTCAGCACGGCGCCGGAAAGATTTTCGAGACCAAGAGCGCCTTTGGAGAACTGGCCGAGAAGGGTGGCGAgcttgacgatgatgatatTGACAGAATTCTGAACGCCGGCGAGAGCCGGACGAAGGAGTTGAATGCCAAGTATGAGAAGCTTGGTATCGATGATTTGCAGAAGTTTACCTCCGAGTCAGCCTACGAGTGGAACGGCGAGGATTTCGCCGCCCGCAAAAAGGATGTGGGGCTTAGCTGGATCAACCCAGCGAAGCGTGAGCGCAAGGAGCAGATTTACTCGATTGACAAGTACTACAAGCAGGCCTTGCACACTGGTGGCCGGACTGCCGACACCAAGCCGAAGGCGCCTCGTGCCCCCAAGCAGGTAGCTGTACACGACTACCAGTTCTACCCACCCAGACTCCGCGACCTTCAGGACAGGGAGACCGCCTACTATCGCAAGGAGATCGGCTACAAGGTTCCGTTACCcgagggcgacgacgacaacctgTCTGAGCGGGAGGCCGAGAGGGCTCTCGACCAGCAGGAAATCGACAACGCCACTCCCCTGAccgaagaagagcaagaggagaagcAACAGCTGGCTCAGCAAGGCTTTGGCGAGTGGAACAGGCGAGACTTTCAGCAGTTCATCAACGGTTCCGGTCGTTATGGCCGGAACAACTATGATGACATTGCTTTGGAGGTTGACAACAAGACTCCTGCAGAGATCAAGGCATACGCCAAGGTGTTCTGGCAGCGCTACACCGAGATCGCGGACTACCCCAAGTACCTAAAGGTGattgaagatggtgaggaCCGCATGCGCAAGATCGAGCACCAACGCAAGATGTTGCGCAAGAAGATGGGCCAGTACCGTGTACCACTTCAACAGCTCAAGATCAACTACTCGGTCTCGACTACCAACAAGAAGGTGtacaccgaggaggaggaccgcttcctgctggtgctgctcgATAAGTACGGCGTGGACACGGAGGGCATCTACGAGAAGATTCGCGATGAGATCCGTGACAGCCCGCTGTTCAGGTTCGACTGGTTCTTCTTGAGCCGCACGCCCACTGAGCTGGGCCGTCGCTGCAACACCCTTCTCACCACCGTAGtgaaggagtttgaggacgTCAACACGACGACCAAGACCAACGGTACGAACGGCAAGCTCAAGAGGGAGCTGGAAGATAATGAGGAGAATGACGAGGATAGCATTCTTGGATTGGcgccggcgaagaagaagagcaaggctAACGGGGTCAAG AACAAGGCTCTTGATAACGTCAAGTCGGCGACTGCCAGCAAGGCCAACTCGACATGCCCGTCAAGGGCGTCAAGTGTCGGGTCTACCAACTCGACTCCTGCGGCTACTAAGGGCAAGGcgaagggcaagaagaaatAG